A DNA window from Limanda limanda chromosome 6, fLimLim1.1, whole genome shotgun sequence contains the following coding sequences:
- the actn4 gene encoding alpha-actinin-4 isoform X2: MVDYHAANNQTSTGGVQIYMEQENDWDRDLLLDPAWEKQQRKTFTAWCNSHLRKSGTQIENIEEDFRDGLKLMLLLEVIAGERLPKPERGKMRVHKINNVNKALDFISRKGVKLVSIGAEEIVDGNAKMTLGMIWTIILRFAIQDISVEETSAKEGLLLWCQRKTAPYKNVNVQNFHMSWKDGLAFNALIHRHRPDLIDYDSLRKDDPVTNLNNAFEVAEKHLDIPKMLDAEDIVNVARPDEKAIMTYVSSFYHAFSGAQKAETAANRICKVLAVNQENEQMMEDYEKLASDLLEWIRRTVPWLENRTQEKTVQDMQAKQEDFRDYRCVHKPPKVQEKCQLEISFNTLQTKLRLSNRPAFMPSEGRMVSDINGAWHTLEGAEKGYEEWILSEIRRLERLEHLAEKFHQKAAIHESWTDGKEAMLTQKDYETSTLSEVKALLRKHEAFESDLAAHQDRVEQIAAIAQELNELDYYDSAKVNARCQKICDQWDSLGTLTLNRKESLERTEKQLESIDELYLEYAKRAAPFNNWMEGAMEDLQDMFIVHNIEEIQGLITAHEQFKSTLSEANKEREAIQSIQAEVQKIAQSNGIKLSGANPYTTITPESIDSKWEKAMAMVPLRDTALQGELNKQNNNDTLRAKFATQANIVGAYIQEKMEEIGRISIEMNGTLEDQLTNLRDYQTNIMSYMPEINKLEGSHQLIQEALIFDNQYTSYTMEHLRVGWEQLLTTIARTINEVENQILTRDAKGISQEQLFEYRASFNHFDKDHSGALQAEEFKACLISLGYDVENDKGDSEFARIMSIVDPNGSGAVTFQAFIDFMSTETTDTDTADQVIASFKILAADKTFITAEELRRELPPDQAEYCIARMAPYSGPDATPGALDYMSFSTALYGESDL; encoded by the exons ACATTCACGGCGTGGTGCAACTCCCACCTACGGAAGTCCGGCACGCAGATCGAGAACATCGAGGAGGACTTCAGGGATGGGCTCAAactcatgctgctgctggaggtcatCGCAG gcGAGCGGTTACCCAAGCCTGAGCGAGGAAAGATGAGGGTCCACAAGATCAACAATGTGAACAAAGCCCTTGACTTCATCTCCAGAAAGGGAGTGAAATTGGTGTCAATCGGAGCAGAGG aAATTGTTGATGGAAATGCGAAGATGACCCTGGGAATGATCTGGACCATCATCCTCCGCTTCGCCATCCAGGACATCTCTGTGGAAG AGACCTCTGCGAAGGAGGGTCTTCTCCTGTGGTGCCAGAGGAAGACCGCTCCCTACAAGAATGTCAACGTGCAGAACTTCCACATGAG CTGGAAGGACGGTCTCGCCTTCAACGCTCTGATCCACAGACACAGACCCGACCTCATCGACTACGACAGCCTCAGGAAG GACGACCCAGTCACCAATCTGAACAACGCCTTCGAAGTGGCTGAGAAGCACCTGGACATTCCTAAGATGTTGGACGCAGAAG ACATTGTGAACGTTGCTCGTCCAGATGAGAAAGCCATAATGACTTATGTGTCCAGTTTCTACCATGCCTTCTCTGGAGCGCAGaag GCTGAGACCGCTGCAAATCGTATCTGCAAAGTTCTGGCCGTCAACCAGGAGAACGAGCAAATGATGGAGGACTACGAGAAGCTGGCCAGCGAT ctgctggagtGGATCCGTCGCACCGTCCCCTGGCTGGAGAACCGGACCCAGGAGAAGACTGTCCAGGACATGCAGGCGAAACAGGAGGACTTCAGAGACTACCGCTGCGTCCACAAACCACCAAAG GTCCAAGAGAAATGTCAGCTGGAGATCAGCTTCAACACTCTGCAGACGAAGCTGAGGCTCAGCAACAGACCTGCCTTCATGCCATCAGAGGGACGCATGGTGTCT GATATCAATGGAGCGTGGCACACTCTGGAAGGAGCAGAGAAAGGCTACGAGGAATGGATCCTCAGTGAGATCAGACGTCTGGAGAGACTCGAACATCTGGCCGAGAAGTTCCACCAGAAGGCCGCCATCCACGAGTCCTGGACCGATG GTAAGGAGGCCATGCTGACCCAGAAGGACTATGAGACTTCCACCCTGTCAGAAGTCAAGGCGTTGCTACGGAAACACGAGGCCTTTGAGAGCGACCTGGCCGCCCATCAGGACCGAGTGGAGCAGATCGCCGCCATCGCACAGGAGCTCAA cGAGCTGGACTATTACGATTCTGCCAAGGTGAACGCTCGCTGTCAGAAGATCTGTGACCAGTGGGACAGCCTGGGAACTCTGACCCTGAACCGCAAAGAGTCCCTGGAG aggacagagaagcAGCTGGAGTCGATAGACGAGCTGTACCTGGAGTACGCCAAGAGGGCGGCGCCCTTCAACAACTGGATGGAGGGAGCGATGGAGGACCTGCAGGACATGTTCATCGTCCACAACATCGAGGAGATTCAG GGTTTGATCACAGCCCACGAGCAGTTCAAGTCCACCCTGTCGGAGGCCAACAAGGAGCGGGAGGCCATCCAGTCCATCCAGGCCGAGGTGCAGAAGATCGCCCAGAGCAACGGCATCAAGCTGAGTGGAGCCAACCCCTACACCACCATCACACCGGAGAGCATCGACAGCAAGTGGGAGAAG gCAATGGCCATGGTGCCGCTGCGTGACACCGCCCTGCAGGGCGAgctgaacaaacagaacaacaacgACACCCTGAGAGCCAAGTTCGCCACCCAGGCCAACATAGTCGGTGCCTACATCCAGGAAAAGATGGAG GAGATCGGCCGGATATCCATTGAGATGAACGGCACTCTGGAGGATCAGCTCACCAACCTGAGGGACTACCAGACCAACATCATGTCCTACATGCCCGAGATCAACAAGCTGGAGGGATCCCACCAGCTCATCCAGGAGGCCCTCATCTTCGACAACCAGTACACTTCCTACACAATGgag CACCTGCGTGTGGGCTGGGAGCAGCTGCTGACCACGATCGCCAGAACCATCAACGAGGTGGAGAACCAGATCCTGACTCGTGACGCCAAGGGCATCAGCCAGGAGCAGCTGTTCGAGTACCGCGCCTCCTTCAACCACTTCGACAAG GACCACAGTGGCGCCCTGCAGGCCGAGGAGTTCAAGGCCTGTTTGATCAGTCTGGGCTACGATGTGGAGAACGACAAG GGCGACAGCGAGTTTGCTCGCATCATGAGCATCGTGGATCCCAACGGCAGCGGCGCCGTCACCTTCCAGGCGTTCATCGACTTCATGTCCACGGAAACGACCGACACGGACACGGCCGACCAGGTCATCGCCTCCTTCAAGATCCTGGCCGCTGAtaag ACCTTCATCACGGCCGAGGAGCTGAGGCGGGAGCTCCCCCCCGACCAGGCGGAGTACTGCATCGCCCGCATGGCGCCCTACTCGGGGCCGGACGCCACGCCCGGCGCCCTGGACTACATGTCCTTCTCCACCGCCCTGTACGGAGAGAGCGACCTgtag
- the LOC133003027 gene encoding SPARC-related modular calcium-binding protein 1-like yields the protein MLALAFTCTALLVLVLCGSIHSERSAPLLIAENMWPRGCVLDCQRGRHRAVCGSNGRLYKSMCAFQRAQCINTHLRLAPRAHCSDRTQSKCQLARAQALEANTRGSSSSSQVSPAAAMFVPECHPDGHFLPVQCHNQTGYCWCSTPDGKPLSGTSVLHLTPSCSGQTCFSLSSPVPDEADEPGPTLDPRKPAELTAPPIWVTILMNSVRRPTDSPQTCERERAALLSQMLSAWQEERFIPECTADGRYSPVQCHTATGYCWCVRVDSGRPLSGTSARNRIPDCTGAEEAPDRADRRFRDKPLPGCPGARKEQFLQSLITALQLEAKHAGSLSPYQAANTPPSNAPSLFTNPPSSTTPSSSSSSSSSSSSPSSSSSSSVAPEAVDSSGPEEVLRWHFSRLDVDSSGVLSEREARPLRHFLRRRLKPRRCAKKFSQYCDRDGDRGLTLEELRGCLVL from the exons ATGCTCGCGCTCGCCTTCACGTGCACGGCGCTGCTCGTGCTCGTGCTTTGCGGATCGATTCATTCCGAGAGATCAGCG ccgCTCCTGATCGCAGAGAACATGTGGCCTCGCGGCTGTGTCCTGGACTGCCAGAGGGGGCGCCACCGAGCCGTGTGCGGCAGTAACGGCAGGTTGTATAAATCGATGTGCGCCTTCCAGAGGGCGCAGTGCATCAACACACATCTACGCCTGGCTCCACGTGCACACTGCTCAG ATCGGACTCAGTCTAAATGTCAGCTGGCTCGGGCTCAGGCGCTGGAGGCCAACACccgcggcagcagcagcagcagtcag GTCAGTCCTGCAGCTGCCATGTTTGTTCCCGAGTGTCATCCCGACGGTCACTTCCTGCCAGTGCAGTGTCACAACCAGACCGGATACTGTTGGTGCTCCACGCCGGACGGGAAACCTCTCAGCGGGACCTCCGTCCTCCACCTGACCCCCAGCTGCTCCGGTCAgacatgtttt tctctctcttctcctgttcCAGATGAAGCGGACGAGCCGGGGCCGACGCTGGATCCCAGGAAACCTGCAG AGCTCACAGCTCCGCCCATCTGGGTGACCATCCTGATGAACTCCGTCCGACGACCCACAg acagtcCTCAGACTTGTGAGCGTGAGCGAGCGGCGCTCCTCTCTCAGATGCTTTCAGCCTGGCAGGAGGAGCGATTtatcccagaatgcactgcAGACGGGCGCTACAGCCCGGTGCAGTGTCACACTGCTACAGGTTACTGCTGGTGTGTGCGGGTGGACAGCGGGCGGCCACTGTCAGGCACCTCGGCAAG gAATCGTATCCCAGACTGCACCGGGGCAGAGGAGGCTCCGGACAGAGCCGACCGGAGGTTCAGGGACAAACCGCTGCCTG gatGTCCTGGAGCTCGTAAGGAGCAGTTCCTGCAGAGTCTGATCACAGCGCTGCAGCTGGAAgcgaagcatgctgggagtctGAGTCCTTACCA GGCTGCAAACACACCTCCTTCTAATGCTCCCTCTCTTTTCACAAACCCTCCATCCTCCAccactc cctcctcctcctcctcctcctcctcctcctcttcctccccctcctcctcctcctcctcctccgtcgcTCCTGAGGCTGTGGACTCCTCGGGCCCAGAGGAGGTGCTGCGGTGGCACTTCTCTCGTCTGGACGTGGACTCCAGCGGCGTGCTGAGCGAGCGAGAGGCTCGACCTCTTCGTCACTTCCTGCGACGCCGTCTGAAGCCGCGACGCTGCGCCAAGAAGTTCTCTCAGTACTGCGACCGAGACGGAGACCGAGGCCTGacgctggaggagctgaggggcTGCCTGGTgctctga
- the actn4 gene encoding alpha-actinin-4 isoform X1, translating into MVDYHAANNQTSTGGVQIYMEQENDWDRDLLLDPAWEKQQRKTFTAWCNSHLRKSGTQIENIEEDFRDGLKLMLLLEVIAGERLPKPERGKMRVHKINNVNKALDFISRKGVKLVSIGAEEIVDGNAKMTLGMIWTIILRFAIQDISVEETSAKEGLLLWCQRKTAPYKNVNVQNFHMSWKDGLAFNALIHRHRPDLIDYDSLRKDDPVTNLNNAFEVAEKHLDIPKMLDAEDIVGTLRPDEKAIMTYVSCFYHAFSGAQKAETAANRICKVLAVNQENEQMMEDYEKLASDLLEWIRRTVPWLENRTQEKTVQDMQAKQEDFRDYRCVHKPPKVQEKCQLEISFNTLQTKLRLSNRPAFMPSEGRMVSDINGAWHTLEGAEKGYEEWILSEIRRLERLEHLAEKFHQKAAIHESWTDGKEAMLTQKDYETSTLSEVKALLRKHEAFESDLAAHQDRVEQIAAIAQELNELDYYDSAKVNARCQKICDQWDSLGTLTLNRKESLERTEKQLESIDELYLEYAKRAAPFNNWMEGAMEDLQDMFIVHNIEEIQGLITAHEQFKSTLSEANKEREAIQSIQAEVQKIAQSNGIKLSGANPYTTITPESIDSKWEKAMAMVPLRDTALQGELNKQNNNDTLRAKFATQANIVGAYIQEKMEEIGRISIEMNGTLEDQLTNLRDYQTNIMSYMPEINKLEGSHQLIQEALIFDNQYTSYTMEHLRVGWEQLLTTIARTINEVENQILTRDAKGISQEQLFEYRASFNHFDKDHSGALQAEEFKACLISLGYDVENDKGDSEFARIMSIVDPNGSGAVTFQAFIDFMSTETTDTDTADQVIASFKILAADKTFITAEELRRELPPDQAEYCIARMAPYSGPDATPGALDYMSFSTALYGESDL; encoded by the exons ACATTCACGGCGTGGTGCAACTCCCACCTACGGAAGTCCGGCACGCAGATCGAGAACATCGAGGAGGACTTCAGGGATGGGCTCAAactcatgctgctgctggaggtcatCGCAG gcGAGCGGTTACCCAAGCCTGAGCGAGGAAAGATGAGGGTCCACAAGATCAACAATGTGAACAAAGCCCTTGACTTCATCTCCAGAAAGGGAGTGAAATTGGTGTCAATCGGAGCAGAGG aAATTGTTGATGGAAATGCGAAGATGACCCTGGGAATGATCTGGACCATCATCCTCCGCTTCGCCATCCAGGACATCTCTGTGGAAG AGACCTCTGCGAAGGAGGGTCTTCTCCTGTGGTGCCAGAGGAAGACCGCTCCCTACAAGAATGTCAACGTGCAGAACTTCCACATGAG CTGGAAGGACGGTCTCGCCTTCAACGCTCTGATCCACAGACACAGACCCGACCTCATCGACTACGACAGCCTCAGGAAG GACGACCCAGTCACCAATCTGAACAACGCCTTCGAAGTGGCTGAGAAGCACCTGGACATTCCTAAGATGTTGGACGCAGAAG ACATCGTGGGCACGCTGAGGCCAGATGAGAAGGCCATTATGACCTATGTCTCCTGCTTCTATCATGCCTTCTCTGGTGCCCAGAAG GCTGAGACCGCTGCAAATCGTATCTGCAAAGTTCTGGCCGTCAACCAGGAGAACGAGCAAATGATGGAGGACTACGAGAAGCTGGCCAGCGAT ctgctggagtGGATCCGTCGCACCGTCCCCTGGCTGGAGAACCGGACCCAGGAGAAGACTGTCCAGGACATGCAGGCGAAACAGGAGGACTTCAGAGACTACCGCTGCGTCCACAAACCACCAAAG GTCCAAGAGAAATGTCAGCTGGAGATCAGCTTCAACACTCTGCAGACGAAGCTGAGGCTCAGCAACAGACCTGCCTTCATGCCATCAGAGGGACGCATGGTGTCT GATATCAATGGAGCGTGGCACACTCTGGAAGGAGCAGAGAAAGGCTACGAGGAATGGATCCTCAGTGAGATCAGACGTCTGGAGAGACTCGAACATCTGGCCGAGAAGTTCCACCAGAAGGCCGCCATCCACGAGTCCTGGACCGATG GTAAGGAGGCCATGCTGACCCAGAAGGACTATGAGACTTCCACCCTGTCAGAAGTCAAGGCGTTGCTACGGAAACACGAGGCCTTTGAGAGCGACCTGGCCGCCCATCAGGACCGAGTGGAGCAGATCGCCGCCATCGCACAGGAGCTCAA cGAGCTGGACTATTACGATTCTGCCAAGGTGAACGCTCGCTGTCAGAAGATCTGTGACCAGTGGGACAGCCTGGGAACTCTGACCCTGAACCGCAAAGAGTCCCTGGAG aggacagagaagcAGCTGGAGTCGATAGACGAGCTGTACCTGGAGTACGCCAAGAGGGCGGCGCCCTTCAACAACTGGATGGAGGGAGCGATGGAGGACCTGCAGGACATGTTCATCGTCCACAACATCGAGGAGATTCAG GGTTTGATCACAGCCCACGAGCAGTTCAAGTCCACCCTGTCGGAGGCCAACAAGGAGCGGGAGGCCATCCAGTCCATCCAGGCCGAGGTGCAGAAGATCGCCCAGAGCAACGGCATCAAGCTGAGTGGAGCCAACCCCTACACCACCATCACACCGGAGAGCATCGACAGCAAGTGGGAGAAG gCAATGGCCATGGTGCCGCTGCGTGACACCGCCCTGCAGGGCGAgctgaacaaacagaacaacaacgACACCCTGAGAGCCAAGTTCGCCACCCAGGCCAACATAGTCGGTGCCTACATCCAGGAAAAGATGGAG GAGATCGGCCGGATATCCATTGAGATGAACGGCACTCTGGAGGATCAGCTCACCAACCTGAGGGACTACCAGACCAACATCATGTCCTACATGCCCGAGATCAACAAGCTGGAGGGATCCCACCAGCTCATCCAGGAGGCCCTCATCTTCGACAACCAGTACACTTCCTACACAATGgag CACCTGCGTGTGGGCTGGGAGCAGCTGCTGACCACGATCGCCAGAACCATCAACGAGGTGGAGAACCAGATCCTGACTCGTGACGCCAAGGGCATCAGCCAGGAGCAGCTGTTCGAGTACCGCGCCTCCTTCAACCACTTCGACAAG GACCACAGTGGCGCCCTGCAGGCCGAGGAGTTCAAGGCCTGTTTGATCAGTCTGGGCTACGATGTGGAGAACGACAAG GGCGACAGCGAGTTTGCTCGCATCATGAGCATCGTGGATCCCAACGGCAGCGGCGCCGTCACCTTCCAGGCGTTCATCGACTTCATGTCCACGGAAACGACCGACACGGACACGGCCGACCAGGTCATCGCCTCCTTCAAGATCCTGGCCGCTGAtaag ACCTTCATCACGGCCGAGGAGCTGAGGCGGGAGCTCCCCCCCGACCAGGCGGAGTACTGCATCGCCCGCATGGCGCCCTACTCGGGGCCGGACGCCACGCCCGGCGCCCTGGACTACATGTCCTTCTCCACCGCCCTGTACGGAGAGAGCGACCTgtag